A genomic segment from Castor canadensis chromosome 1, mCasCan1.hap1v2, whole genome shotgun sequence encodes:
- the LOC109702514 gene encoding olfactory receptor 4A5-like, which translates to MTQCNNVTEFVLLGLTQDPDGQKALFILFLLSYMMTIVGNLAILVTVTANPSLVSPMYFFLAYLSLIDTAYSTTISPKMIIDLLHEKKTIYFPECMSQLFVAHFFGGAEVFLLVAMAYDRYVAICKPLHYSTIMNRRVCILLLLVPWAGGFAHSFVQIVFAYSLPYCGPNIIDHFVCDIYPLLELACTETYFIGLIVVANGGAICMVAFIFLLISYGIILNSIKTHSQEGRCKALSTCSAHITIVVLFFVPCIFMYVRPVSNFPIDKFVTVFYTVVKAPMLNP; encoded by the exons ATGACACAGTGTAATAATGTCACAGAGTTTGTCCTCCTTGGCCTCACTCAGGATCCTGATGGGCAAAAAGCATTATTCATCTTATTTTTACTCAGCTACATGATGACAATTGTGGGAAACCTTGCCATTCTGGTGACTGTTACTGCCAACCCTTCCTTGGTCTCCCCAATGTACTTCTTCCTTGCCTATCTGTCACTCATAGATACTGCTTATTCTACTACTATCTCACCCAAGATGATTATAGACTTGCTCCATGAAAAAAAGACTATTTATTTCCCTGAGTGCATGAGTCAGCTTTTTGTAGCacacttttttggtggtgctgaggtgtTCCTTCTGGTGGCaatggcctatgatcgctatgtggccatctgtaagcCACTGCACTATTCGACCATCATGAATAGACGAGTTTGCATCCTTCTGTTATTGGTGCCCTGGGCTGGAGGTTTTGCACACTCTTTTGTTCAAATTGTCTTTGCATACAGCCTTCCTTACTGTGGTCCCAATATCATAGACCACTTTGTCTGTGACATTTACCCATTGTTGGAACTTGCGTGCACTGAAACCTACTTCATAGGCCTCATTGTAGTTGCCAATGGTGGAGCAATCTGTATGGTGGCCTTTATCTTTCTCCTAATCTCCTATGGAATTATCCTAAACTCTATTAAGACTCACAGTCAGGAGGGAAGATGCAAGGCTCTGTCAACCTGCAGCGCACACATCACTATTGTTGTCCTCTTTTTTGTTCCCTGTATTTTCATGTATGTTAGACCTGTTTCCAACTTTCCCATTGATAAATTTGTGACTGTTTTTTATACAGTTG TCAAAGCTCCTATGTTGAACCCCTAA
- the LOC109702515 gene encoding olfactory receptor 4A47-like — translation MEPRNNVTYFVLMGLTQNPKEQKILFVIFLLFYILSFVGNLLTIMTITLSQNLASPMYFFLASLSFLDIIYSSTISPQLLSDLCFENSTISFKSCMIQLFTEHLFGGSEICLLLVMAYDRYVAICKPLHYLVIMKQRMCVVLLIVSWVGGFLHSVIQLVTIYGLPFCGPNVIDHFMCDMYPLLELVCVDTYVIGILVVVNGGLMCVIVFLLLLISYGVILYSLKNLSQEGRRKALSTCGSHIAVVVCFFGPCIFMYARPAKTFPTDKSLSVFYTVITPMLNPLIYTLRNSEMTNAMKKLCRKKFMSGVNEPSTMIRVI, via the coding sequence ATGGAACCAAGGAACAATGTCACTTATTTTGTTCTCATGGGCCTCACTCAGAATCCAAAGGAACAGAAAATACTTTTTGTTATATTCTTGCTGTTCTACATTTTGAGTTTCGTGGGAAATCTGCTCACTATCATGACTATAACTCTCAGTCAAAACCTGGCCTCACCGATGTACTTCTTTCTTGCTAGTTTATCTTTTTTGGATATTATTTACTCATCAACCATTTCTCCACAATTGTTGTCAGACTTGTGTTTTGAGAATAGTACCATATCTTTCAAGTCTTGTATGATTCAGCTGTTTACAGAACACCTCTTTGGTGGATCAGAGATCTGTCTTCTATtggtgatggcctatgaccgctatgtggccatctgtaagcCTTTGCATTATCTGGTTATCATGAAGCAAAGGATGTGTGTTGTGTTACTCATAGTGTCTTGGGTTGGAGGGTTTTTGCACTCTGTTATTCAACTTGTCACTATTTATGGGCTCCCATTCTGTGGCCCAAATGTCATTGATCATTTTATGTGTGACATGTACCCTTTATTGGAACTTGTCTGTGTTGACACCTATGTCATTGGCATTTTAGTGGTGGTCAATGGTGGACTGATGTGTGTGATTGTGTTTCTGCTCTTACTCATCTCTTATGGTGTCATCTTGTACTCTCTAAAGAACCTTAgtcaggaagggaggaggaaagctCTCTCAACCTGTGGCTCCCATATTGCAGTGGTTGTCTGCTTTTTTGGTCCCTGCATTTTCATGTATGCCAGACCTGCCAAGACTTTTCCAACTGACAAATCATTGAGTGTGTTTTATACAGTCATAACACCTATGTTGAACCCATTAATCTACACTCTTAGAAACTCAGAGATGACAAATGCTATGAAGAAGCTCTGTAGAAAAAAATTTATGTCAGGAGTAAATGAGCCATCCACTATGATAAGAGTCATTTGA